One genomic region from Anaerolineae bacterium encodes:
- a CDS encoding 30S ribosomal protein S18, producing the protein MDKPKAQEVEDLDIVDEEEEQEEAPEPRPRQERPRRRFTHRRKVCLFCAEHMDYIDYKNVDLLYRFISDRAKILSRRKTGTCAKHQRRLAVAIKRARHLALLPFTDEHMRS; encoded by the coding sequence GTGGATAAGCCGAAGGCTCAGGAAGTCGAAGATCTGGACATCGTGGATGAGGAGGAGGAGCAGGAAGAAGCGCCAGAACCGCGCCCGCGCCAGGAACGTCCCCGCCGGCGCTTCACCCACCGGCGCAAGGTGTGCCTCTTCTGCGCCGAGCACATGGACTACATTGATTACAAAAACGTGGACCTGCTCTACCGCTTCATCTCCGACCGGGCCAAGATCCTCAGCCGGCGCAAAACCGGCACCTGCGCCAAGCATCAGCGCCGCCTGGCCGTCGCCATCAAGCGCGCACGCCACCTGGCGCTCCTGCCCTTCACCGACGAACACATGCGTTCATAA